One part of the Natronomonas salsuginis genome encodes these proteins:
- a CDS encoding VIT1/CCC1 transporter family protein, giving the protein MGRLSALRALTDDEDVRSISRRYFISNGFDGTLTSIGVVVGAYMSGVTDGITVFTIGIGAAVGLGTSGVWSVWEIERAEKRAELHRIERAMLTDLGDTRAQSRRTSARKINAIASGVGPIIGIVLPLLPFLLHGVVFSLLEAVFVAVGIGVAVLFLFGAYLGSVSKQNVIVAGVRMGLAGIVVAILNLLLPG; this is encoded by the coding sequence ATGGGTCGACTGTCCGCCCTCCGAGCGCTCACCGACGACGAGGACGTGCGATCGATCTCCCGGCGATACTTCATCTCAAACGGGTTCGACGGGACGCTGACGAGCATCGGCGTCGTCGTCGGGGCGTACATGTCCGGCGTGACGGACGGGATAACGGTCTTCACCATCGGAATCGGCGCGGCCGTCGGGCTCGGAACCTCGGGCGTCTGGAGCGTCTGGGAGATCGAGCGGGCCGAAAAGCGGGCCGAGCTGCACCGGATCGAGCGGGCGATGCTGACCGATCTCGGCGACACGAGGGCCCAATCGCGGCGGACGAGCGCCCGAAAAATCAACGCGATCGCGAGCGGCGTCGGGCCGATCATCGGTATCGTCCTGCCCCTCCTGCCGTTTCTCCTCCACGGCGTCGTCTTCAGCCTGCTCGAAGCCGTCTTCGTCGCCGTCGGAATCGGGGTCGCCGTGTTGTTCCTGTTCGGGGCGTACCTCGGGTCGGTCTCGAAGCAAAACGTGATCGTGGCCGGCGTTCGGATGGGTCTCGCGGGGATCGTCGTCGCGATTCTCAACCTGTTGTTACCCGGGTGA
- a CDS encoding DUF211 domain-containing protein: MNTKIRRLVLDVLKPHEPDAIVVATAIADHAGIDGVNVTLLETDREVQNLTLTIEGEAIDAAAIEETVNDLGGTVHSIDQVVCGDRTVERVKTPQDR; this comes from the coding sequence ATGAACACCAAGATACGCCGCCTCGTCCTCGACGTCCTGAAACCCCACGAGCCCGATGCGATCGTGGTCGCCACCGCGATCGCAGACCACGCCGGTATCGACGGCGTCAACGTGACGCTGCTCGAAACCGACCGCGAGGTCCAGAATCTCACACTCACGATCGAGGGCGAAGCGATCGACGCGGCGGCGATCGAGGAGACCGTCAACGACCTCGGGGGAACGGTCCATTCGATCGATCAGGTCGTCTGCGGGGATCGAACGGTCGAGCGGGTCAAAACGCCTCAGGACCGCTGA
- a CDS encoding calcium-translocating P-type ATPase, PMCA-type, with protein sequence MPKPHGLASDRVLDDLGSQPEGLSSDEARRRLESHGENELVSDGGRSPFDIVLEQFDSVLIWVLVAAAALSIWAGHAVDAVLILVIVAANGAFGFVQDYRAERSLQSLRKMVAPTAAVRRDGDLQEIDASGLVPGDVIVLGGGDVVPADSRLLGSTDLETDEAALTGESVPVSKSTDPVGSETSLAERTSMVYKGTNVTRGKGVAVVTETGMETAVGEIAQRLATTEDTQTPLQGELDELGRTLGVGVVILSALVVPLLFVRGTSAVQAALTAVSLAVAAVPEGLPAVVTLTLALGVRKMSDENALVRRLPAVEALGAVDVICTDKTGTLTRGQMTVDRLWMNDSVVDATDTSDPRSDREKLLLRIGILCNDSTLEDGDPTEQALLEVADRRGLDVDGLRAEHPRTGEVPFSSERKWMGTVHGDVGYVKGAPEVVIENCDRILTADGPVELTDTARDRVEATVREFGDDALRVLAMAYREDPADADDLGDGLIFVGLSGMIDPPRTEVADAIAATTRAGIAVKMVTGDNARTARAIADALGIGTKVLEGGDIERMDDEALIGRVESVDVFARTSPEHKVRILRALQELGHEVAMTGDGVNDAPALKSADVGVAMGIRGTDVARQASDIVLLDDNYETIERAVERGRAIFDNIWKFVAYLLSANVAEVALVFIASLYGYLILPAVQLLWINLLTDGLPALALGADPKGEGVMNRPPRDPERGIVGRRMLGVIAATGAVTTVVMLGLMAFALEGAAVVTPYAMTMVFTGFVFLEFEKLYVIRWLRETPTLSNPWLAAAVAGSAVLQLAVLYTPLNQYFGTVPLGLTDWGIIAVVLLVCLPIYVAIAALIRRTTGTDPSR encoded by the coding sequence ATGCCCAAGCCGCACGGGCTGGCTTCGGATCGTGTTCTCGATGACCTCGGCTCGCAGCCGGAGGGACTGTCGAGTGACGAAGCTCGTCGACGACTCGAATCACACGGCGAGAACGAGCTCGTCAGCGACGGCGGGCGGTCGCCGTTCGATATCGTGCTCGAACAGTTCGACAGCGTGCTGATCTGGGTGCTCGTGGCCGCCGCCGCACTCTCCATCTGGGCGGGCCACGCGGTCGATGCGGTCTTGATCCTCGTCATCGTGGCGGCGAACGGCGCGTTCGGGTTCGTCCAGGACTACCGAGCCGAGCGAAGCCTCCAATCGCTCCGCAAAATGGTGGCACCGACGGCCGCAGTCAGACGCGACGGCGACCTCCAAGAGATCGACGCGTCGGGCCTCGTTCCCGGTGACGTGATCGTGTTGGGCGGTGGGGACGTCGTTCCCGCCGACAGCCGGCTGCTCGGTTCGACCGATCTCGAGACTGACGAGGCCGCGCTGACCGGCGAGAGCGTTCCGGTTTCGAAATCGACGGATCCGGTGGGTTCGGAGACGTCGCTCGCGGAGCGGACGAGCATGGTGTACAAGGGGACGAACGTCACGCGGGGAAAGGGCGTCGCCGTCGTCACCGAGACGGGGATGGAGACGGCGGTCGGAGAGATCGCACAGCGACTCGCCACGACCGAAGACACGCAAACACCGCTGCAGGGCGAACTGGACGAGTTGGGGCGAACGCTCGGGGTCGGGGTCGTGATCCTCTCCGCACTCGTCGTCCCGCTTTTGTTCGTTCGTGGAACCTCAGCGGTACAAGCCGCACTCACGGCGGTATCACTCGCCGTCGCCGCGGTTCCGGAGGGGCTGCCGGCGGTCGTCACGCTCACGCTCGCACTCGGCGTCCGGAAGATGTCCGACGAGAACGCGCTCGTCCGTCGGCTCCCGGCCGTCGAAGCCCTCGGGGCCGTCGACGTCATCTGTACGGACAAGACGGGGACGCTCACTAGGGGACAGATGACCGTCGACAGACTCTGGATGAACGACTCGGTCGTCGACGCGACCGATACGTCGGATCCCCGTTCGGATCGGGAGAAACTGCTTCTGCGGATCGGCATCCTCTGTAACGATTCGACCCTCGAAGACGGCGATCCGACCGAGCAGGCACTCTTGGAGGTGGCCGACCGCCGAGGGCTGGACGTCGACGGGCTCAGAGCGGAGCATCCGAGGACCGGCGAAGTTCCCTTTTCGTCCGAACGCAAGTGGATGGGGACGGTCCACGGCGACGTCGGATACGTCAAGGGCGCACCGGAAGTCGTCATCGAGAACTGCGACCGGATACTGACCGCCGACGGTCCCGTCGAACTGACAGATACTGCTCGCGACAGGGTCGAGGCGACCGTTCGGGAGTTCGGCGACGACGCGCTCCGCGTCCTCGCGATGGCGTACCGCGAGGACCCAGCGGACGCCGACGACCTCGGTGACGGGCTGATCTTCGTCGGGCTGTCCGGGATGATCGATCCGCCGCGCACGGAGGTCGCCGACGCCATCGCCGCGACGACGCGTGCCGGGATCGCCGTGAAGATGGTGACCGGCGACAACGCCCGGACCGCGCGCGCGATCGCCGACGCGCTCGGGATCGGAACGAAAGTGCTGGAGGGCGGTGATATCGAGCGGATGGACGACGAAGCCCTCATCGGGCGCGTCGAATCGGTCGACGTGTTCGCTCGGACGTCGCCGGAACACAAGGTCCGCATCTTGCGCGCGCTTCAGGAGCTCGGCCACGAGGTCGCGATGACGGGCGACGGCGTCAACGACGCGCCGGCGTTGAAAAGCGCAGACGTCGGCGTCGCGATGGGGATCCGCGGCACCGACGTCGCGAGACAGGCGTCGGATATCGTCCTCCTGGACGACAACTACGAGACGATTGAACGGGCCGTCGAACGCGGCCGAGCCATCTTCGACAACATCTGGAAGTTCGTCGCCTATCTCCTCAGTGCGAACGTCGCCGAGGTCGCGCTCGTCTTCATCGCTTCGCTGTACGGCTACCTCATTTTGCCGGCCGTGCAACTGCTCTGGATCAACCTGTTGACCGACGGTCTGCCGGCGCTGGCGCTCGGTGCCGATCCGAAAGGCGAAGGCGTGATGAACCGACCGCCGCGCGATCCCGAGCGGGGCATCGTCGGGCGTCGGATGCTCGGCGTGATCGCCGCTACCGGAGCCGTCACCACGGTCGTCATGCTCGGGCTCATGGCGTTCGCGCTGGAGGGCGCAGCTGTCGTCACGCCGTACGCGATGACGATGGTGTTCACCGGCTTCGTCTTCCTCGAATTCGAGAAGCTCTACGTCATCCGCTGGCTGCGCGAGACCCCGACGCTGTCGAACCCGTGGCTCGCAGCCGCGGTCGCGGGGTCGGCCGTTCTTCAATTGGCCGTGCTGTACACGCCTCTCAATCAGTACTTCGGGACCGTCCCGCTCGGTCTGACCGACTGGGGGATCATCGCCGTCGTACTCCTCGTGTGTCTCCCGATCTACGTCGCGATCGCCGCGCTCATCCGACGAACCACCGGAACTGATCCGTCCCGATGA
- the ftsZ gene encoding cell division protein FtsZ, with protein MDSIIEDAIEEAEEDGEVPAAEATSDTAGTTSDVKGSGTMTDEELAEVVKDLETKITVVGCGGAGGNTVTRMADAGIHGAKLVAANTDAQHLATEVDADEKILIGRQRTGGRGAGSVPKIGEEAAQENLEDINNSIDGSDMVFITAGLGGGTGTGSAPVVAQAAQDQGALTIAIVTIPFTAEGERRRANADAGLERLRAVADTVIVIPNDRLLDYAPNMPLQDAFKICDRVLMRSVKGMTELITKPGLVNVDFADVKTIMENGGVAMIGLGESDSENKAQDSIRSALRSPLLDVEFDGAQSALVNVVGGPDMSIEEAEGVVEEIYDRIDPDARIIWGASVNPEFDGKMETMIVVTGVESPQIYGKSEAEQERAVTAGGDDIDFVE; from the coding sequence ATGGACTCGATTATCGAGGACGCTATCGAAGAGGCCGAAGAGGACGGGGAGGTCCCCGCCGCGGAGGCCACATCCGACACGGCGGGAACAACCTCCGACGTGAAGGGCTCCGGGACGATGACCGACGAGGAGCTCGCGGAGGTCGTCAAGGATCTCGAAACGAAGATCACCGTCGTCGGCTGCGGCGGGGCCGGCGGCAACACCGTCACCCGAATGGCCGACGCCGGCATCCACGGTGCGAAACTGGTCGCCGCGAACACCGACGCCCAACACCTCGCCACGGAGGTCGACGCCGACGAGAAGATCCTCATCGGCCGACAGCGAACCGGCGGCCGCGGTGCGGGGTCGGTTCCGAAGATCGGCGAGGAGGCCGCCCAAGAGAACTTAGAGGACATCAATAACTCCATCGACGGTTCCGACATGGTCTTTATCACCGCCGGACTCGGCGGCGGAACCGGCACCGGATCGGCCCCCGTCGTCGCACAGGCCGCCCAGGATCAGGGCGCGCTCACCATCGCCATCGTGACCATCCCGTTCACGGCCGAGGGCGAACGCCGTCGGGCGAACGCCGACGCCGGATTGGAGCGACTCCGGGCGGTCGCCGACACCGTCATCGTGATCCCGAACGACCGACTGCTCGATTACGCCCCCAACATGCCGCTGCAGGACGCGTTCAAGATCTGCGACCGCGTCCTCATGCGATCGGTGAAGGGGATGACCGAGCTCATCACGAAGCCCGGGCTGGTCAACGTCGACTTCGCCGACGTGAAGACGATCATGGAGAACGGCGGCGTCGCCATGATCGGGCTGGGCGAGTCCGACTCGGAGAACAAAGCGCAGGACTCGATTCGCTCGGCGCTCCGCTCGCCGCTTCTCGACGTCGAGTTCGACGGCGCACAGAGCGCGCTCGTCAACGTCGTCGGCGGTCCGGACATGTCGATCGAGGAGGCGGAGGGCGTCGTCGAGGAGATCTACGACCGTATCGACCCCGATGCGCGCATCATCTGGGGAGCCTCGGTCAACCCCGAGTTCGACGGCAAGATGGAGACGATGATCGTCGTCACGGGCGTCGAGAGCCCCCAAATATACGGCAAGAGCGAGGCCGAACAGGAGCGCGCTGTCACCGCAGGCGGCGACGACATCGACTTCGTCGAGTGA
- a CDS encoding protein translocase SEC61 complex subunit gamma, producing the protein MNTPTDLTSYVRVLKLASTPAWDEFSKVATIAGLGIMLVGLIGFVIFAVMTFVPGGP; encoded by the coding sequence ATGAATACGCCCACCGACCTCACGTCGTACGTTCGCGTGTTGAAGCTCGCGAGTACGCCCGCGTGGGACGAGTTCTCGAAAGTCGCGACGATCGCGGGGCTCGGCATCATGCTCGTCGGCCTCATCGGCTTCGTCATCTTCGCGGTCATGACGTTCGTGCCGGGGGGTCCGTGA
- a CDS encoding transcription elongation factor Spt5 produces the protein MSIYAVKTTASQERTVADMLINREEPSIHAALAPDALTSYVMVEADDTGVIERALEDIPHARTLVSDRPSPFSEIEHFLSPKPDVEGIAEGDIVELIAGPFKGEKAQVQRIDEGKDQVTVELYEATVPIPVTVRGDQIRVLDSDER, from the coding sequence ATGTCTATCTACGCGGTCAAGACGACGGCGAGCCAGGAGCGAACCGTCGCCGACATGCTCATCAACCGCGAGGAGCCCTCGATCCACGCCGCGCTCGCGCCGGACGCGCTCACGAGTTACGTGATGGTCGAAGCCGACGACACCGGGGTCATCGAGCGGGCGCTCGAGGATATCCCGCACGCCCGGACGCTGGTGTCAGATCGTCCCTCACCGTTCAGCGAGATCGAACACTTCCTCAGTCCGAAACCCGATGTCGAGGGTATCGCGGAGGGCGACATCGTCGAGTTGATCGCCGGGCCGTTCAAGGGCGAGAAAGCGCAGGTTCAGCGGATCGACGAAGGAAAGGATCAGGTCACCGTCGAACTGTACGAGGCGACGGTGCCGATCCCGGTCACCGTCCGTGGCGACCAGATACGCGTTCTCGATTCCGACGAGCGGTAA